In a single window of the Streptomyces sp. NBC_00094 genome:
- a CDS encoding ATP-binding cassette domain-containing protein: MPFIELESLEKVFTVRRRAGLLRRERREVRAVDGISFTVERGEMVGYIGPNGAGKSTTIKMLTGILTPSGGRLRVAGIDPSRERTRLAQRIGVVFGQRTTLWWDLPLKDSYRLMHRMYRIPDARYRENLDRCVELLELGELLDVPVRQLSLGQRMRGDIAAALLHDPEVLYLDEPTIGLDVVSKARVREFLSDLNTTQGTTVLLTTHDLTDIEQLCSRVMVIDHGRLMYDGELAGLHAVGESERLLMVDLERELPPITDVPGARFVRSEGPRQWLAFPATTSAAPLVASVAAKYPLVDLSVREPDIETVIAKMYGGTRRERRESLM, translated from the coding sequence ATGCCCTTCATCGAGCTGGAGTCACTGGAGAAGGTCTTCACGGTCCGCCGGAGAGCGGGCCTCCTGCGCCGCGAGAGGAGGGAGGTCCGGGCGGTCGACGGCATCAGCTTCACCGTCGAGCGCGGGGAGATGGTCGGCTACATCGGCCCCAACGGCGCGGGGAAGTCGACGACGATCAAGATGCTGACCGGCATCCTCACGCCCAGCGGCGGCCGGCTGAGGGTCGCGGGCATCGATCCTTCGCGTGAGCGCACCCGCCTGGCGCAACGGATAGGAGTGGTCTTCGGCCAGCGGACGACGCTCTGGTGGGACCTGCCGCTGAAGGACTCGTACCGGCTGATGCACCGGATGTACCGCATCCCCGACGCCCGCTACCGGGAGAACCTCGACCGCTGTGTGGAGCTCCTGGAGCTGGGCGAGCTGCTCGACGTACCGGTACGGCAGCTGTCCCTCGGGCAGCGGATGCGCGGCGACATCGCGGCGGCGCTGCTCCACGACCCGGAGGTGCTGTACCTGGACGAGCCGACGATCGGCCTGGACGTCGTGTCGAAGGCGAGGGTGAGGGAGTTCCTGAGCGACCTGAACACCACACAGGGCACGACGGTCCTTCTGACCACCCACGACCTCACGGACATCGAGCAGCTGTGCTCACGGGTGATGGTCATCGACCACGGTCGCCTGATGTACGACGGGGAGTTGGCCGGCCTGCACGCGGTGGGCGAGAGCGAACGGCTCCTGATGGTGGACCTGGAGCGCGAGCTGCCGCCGATCACCGACGTGCCGGGAGCCCGCTTCGTACGGTCGGAGGGCCCCCGTCAATGGCTGGCCTTCCCGGCCACGACCTCGGCGGCCCCGCTGGTGGCGTCGGTGGCGGCGAAGTACCCCCTCGTCGACCTCTCGGTGCGGGAACCCGACATCGAGACGGTGATCGCGAAGATGTACGGGGGAACTCGGAGAGAGCGCCGGGAGTCCCTGATGTAG
- a CDS encoding DUF3618 domain-containing protein, with the protein MSDARTPAQIEADIVRRREQLAVTLDEIGIRVHPKTIIGDAKAKVASTVDQTAGRAFVAVNRVVSDVKARFTHEDGAPRLERVVPAALVAVAVVGLIAASARKGKG; encoded by the coding sequence GTGTCGGACGCCAGGACCCCTGCGCAGATCGAGGCGGACATCGTCCGCCGGCGCGAGCAGCTCGCCGTCACTCTCGACGAGATCGGCATTCGGGTGCACCCGAAGACGATCATCGGGGACGCCAAGGCAAAGGTCGCCTCGACGGTCGACCAGACCGCCGGCCGCGCCTTCGTCGCCGTCAACCGGGTCGTCTCGGACGTGAAGGCCCGGTTCACCCACGAGGACGGCGCACCCCGCCTGGAGCGCGTCGTTCCGGCGGCGCTCGTGGCCGTCGCGGTGGTCGGGCTGATCGCCGCGTCCGCGCGCAAGGGCAAGGGATGA
- a CDS encoding HNH endonuclease produces MDEVVAFFDSQPYDKLRRYLLKRFAHYGIDISHLHSPRRRGAQPPRPEPDELRQAVAQASSVAGALRILGRPCTGQMRGLFHQWTEADDLDTSHFLGQAHQRGKQGPTPVKRPEDILVRHVRGRRTRTHLLRRALHESGVPEECADCGVGAEWLGKPMTLEVDHTNGDWGDDRIENLRLLCPNCHATTSTWCRGGKRSARS; encoded by the coding sequence ATGGACGAGGTAGTCGCCTTCTTCGACTCGCAGCCCTACGACAAACTCCGCCGCTATCTGCTGAAGCGCTTCGCCCACTACGGAATCGACATCTCACACCTCCACAGTCCGAGACGGCGCGGGGCGCAGCCTCCTCGCCCAGAGCCGGACGAGCTGCGGCAAGCTGTCGCCCAGGCCAGCTCCGTAGCCGGCGCTCTCCGCATCCTGGGTAGGCCCTGCACCGGGCAGATGCGCGGCCTGTTCCATCAGTGGACCGAGGCCGATGACCTAGACACGTCCCACTTCTTGGGGCAGGCGCACCAGCGAGGAAAGCAGGGACCCACTCCGGTGAAACGGCCCGAGGACATTCTCGTCCGCCATGTCCGGGGGCGCCGGACCAGAACTCACCTGCTGCGTCGAGCACTCCACGAGTCCGGCGTCCCCGAGGAGTGCGCCGACTGCGGCGTCGGCGCCGAGTGGCTCGGCAAGCCCATGACTCTGGAGGTCGACCACACCAACGGGGACTGGGGCGACGACCGGATCGAGAACCTGCGGCTCCTCTGCCCCAACTGTCACGCGACCACGAGCACCTGGTGCCGAGGAGGTAAGCGGTCGGCCCGGAGCTAG
- a CDS encoding NUDIX hydrolase: MTQQNVQERPGVAAAIVVSGGRVLMVRRRVSEGKLSWQFPAGEVEPGEAREDAAVRETQEETGLTVSAVKLLGERVHPKTGRLISYTACEVVVGTAHVADAEELAELAWVAPGEIPQYVPYGLFEPVQDYLDACMARAEDRGSGLQHHI, translated from the coding sequence GTGACGCAGCAGAACGTGCAGGAGCGACCGGGCGTTGCCGCGGCAATCGTCGTCAGCGGCGGACGCGTGCTCATGGTCCGCCGCCGGGTCAGCGAGGGGAAGCTCTCCTGGCAGTTCCCGGCCGGTGAGGTCGAGCCCGGCGAGGCGCGCGAGGATGCCGCCGTGCGGGAGACCCAGGAGGAGACTGGGCTGACCGTGTCGGCTGTGAAGCTGCTCGGCGAGCGCGTTCACCCGAAGACGGGCCGGCTGATCTCGTACACGGCCTGCGAGGTGGTGGTCGGTACCGCGCATGTCGCGGATGCCGAGGAGCTGGCCGAGCTCGCTTGGGTCGCCCCTGGGGAGATCCCCCAGTACGTGCCTTACGGACTGTTTGAGCCGGTGCAGGACTACCTCGACGCCTGCATGGCCCGCGCTGAGGACCGGGGCAGCGGCCTCCAGCACCACATCTGA
- a CDS encoding transglycosylase domain-containing protein, with the protein MPPSSGTSDTPRPSRPGWEPRDPTLSAPPPTAPKRPRGLRRVLRILLGLTLLGALLLAGAFTAGYLLVDIPPANAAAVAQSNVYLYSDGSPIARDGEINRENVRLDQVPLGVRQAVLAAEDRDFHTSPVVDPKAMVRAAWNTVTGKGRQSGSTITQQYVKNYYLGQEQTLTRKAKEFFIAIKLGREKTKEDILQGYLNTSYFGRNAYGIQAAARAYYGKDVEQLDTTEGAYLAALLKAPSAYDVTTHPENRDKAVARWNYVLDGMVTEGWLAHAERTTARFPLPQTARPATGLSGQRGYLVQAVEAYLTDHGVLDEKTLAGGGYRITTTLERARQDTLVQAVEDRVISRLDPARAPSDRYVRVGAAAVDTATGKVVAMYGGIDYTQQYVNNATRRDYQVGSTFKPFVFTAAVQSGAHTQQGLPITPYTLYDGTNRRPVEGWNGNPYDPANEDDASYGDIAVGAATDLSVNTVYAQMAVDVGPAHVRRTAIALGVPGSTPDLTASPSIALGPATASVLDMASAYATLAAHGRHGTYTLVEGVTKGGRPVDLPSRPARQAVTREAADTTTAILRSVVEAGTGTAAQAAGRPAAGKTGTAEDDKAAWFAGYTPELATVVALMGQDPESGHQEPLYGALGLPRINGGGAPAEIWAQFTREALAGTPPRDFDLRLMPGAEELPPVPPMPDGPDDEEESAVTGEAGPGAVVSRSPLPRPRTPVRGQ; encoded by the coding sequence ATGCCCCCTTCCTCCGGTACGAGCGACACCCCCCGGCCATCCCGACCGGGCTGGGAGCCGAGGGACCCCACCCTCTCCGCTCCACCCCCCACCGCGCCGAAGCGCCCCCGAGGCCTCCGACGCGTCCTGCGGATCCTGCTCGGCCTCACCCTGCTCGGCGCACTGCTCCTCGCCGGCGCCTTCACCGCCGGCTACCTCCTGGTGGACATCCCGCCCGCCAACGCCGCCGCCGTCGCCCAGTCGAACGTCTACCTCTACAGCGACGGCAGCCCCATCGCCCGCGACGGCGAGATCAACCGCGAGAACGTCCGGCTCGACCAGGTCCCCCTCGGCGTCCGCCAGGCCGTCCTCGCCGCCGAGGACCGCGACTTCCACACCTCACCGGTCGTCGACCCCAAGGCCATGGTCCGCGCCGCCTGGAACACCGTCACCGGCAAGGGCCGCCAGTCCGGCTCCACCATCACCCAGCAGTACGTCAAGAACTACTACCTCGGCCAGGAGCAGACCCTCACCCGCAAGGCCAAGGAGTTCTTCATCGCGATCAAACTGGGCCGCGAGAAGACCAAGGAGGACATCCTCCAGGGCTACCTGAACACCAGCTACTTCGGCCGGAACGCGTACGGGATCCAAGCCGCCGCCCGCGCCTACTACGGCAAGGACGTCGAACAGCTCGACACCACCGAGGGCGCCTACCTCGCCGCCCTCCTCAAAGCCCCCAGCGCCTACGACGTCACCACCCACCCCGAGAACCGGGACAAGGCCGTCGCCCGCTGGAACTACGTCCTCGACGGCATGGTCACCGAAGGCTGGCTCGCCCACGCCGAACGCACCACGGCCCGCTTCCCCCTCCCCCAGACCGCCCGCCCCGCCACCGGCCTCTCCGGACAGCGCGGCTACCTCGTCCAAGCCGTCGAGGCCTACCTGACCGACCACGGCGTCCTCGACGAGAAGACCCTCGCCGGCGGCGGCTACCGCATCACGACCACCCTGGAGCGCGCCCGCCAGGACACCCTCGTCCAGGCCGTCGAGGACCGCGTCATCTCCCGGCTCGACCCGGCACGCGCCCCCTCCGACCGCTACGTCCGCGTCGGCGCGGCCGCCGTCGACACGGCGACCGGCAAGGTCGTCGCCATGTACGGCGGCATCGACTACACCCAGCAGTACGTCAACAACGCCACCCGCCGCGACTACCAGGTCGGCTCCACCTTCAAGCCCTTCGTCTTCACGGCCGCCGTACAGAGCGGGGCCCACACCCAACAGGGCCTGCCCATCACCCCCTACACCCTCTACGACGGCACCAACCGGCGCCCGGTCGAGGGATGGAACGGCAACCCCTACGACCCCGCCAACGAAGACGACGCGAGCTACGGCGACATCGCCGTCGGCGCCGCCACCGACCTCTCGGTCAACACCGTGTACGCCCAGATGGCCGTCGACGTCGGCCCCGCACACGTACGACGGACCGCGATCGCCCTCGGCGTCCCCGGCTCCACCCCCGACCTCACCGCCTCCCCCTCCATCGCCCTCGGCCCGGCCACCGCCAGCGTCCTCGACATGGCCTCGGCATACGCGACGCTCGCCGCACACGGCCGCCACGGCACCTACACCCTCGTCGAGGGCGTCACGAAGGGCGGCCGACCGGTCGACCTGCCGTCCCGCCCGGCCCGGCAGGCCGTCACACGAGAGGCCGCCGACACGACCACGGCGATCCTGCGGAGCGTCGTCGAAGCCGGTACGGGCACGGCCGCGCAGGCCGCCGGACGACCGGCGGCGGGCAAGACGGGCACGGCGGAGGACGACAAGGCCGCCTGGTTCGCGGGCTACACACCGGAACTCGCGACCGTGGTCGCACTGATGGGCCAGGACCCCGAGTCCGGGCACCAGGAACCCCTGTACGGAGCACTCGGACTGCCCCGGATCAACGGCGGCGGCGCCCCCGCCGAGATCTGGGCCCAGTTCACCCGGGAGGCACTGGCGGGAACGCCCCCGCGCGACTTCGACCTCCGGCTGATGCCGGGGGCCGAGGAACTGCCACCCGTACCGCCGATGCCGGACGGCCCGGACGACGAGGAGGAGTCCGCCGTGACCGGCGAGGCGGGGCCGGGGGCCGTGGTGTCCCGCAGCCCCCTGCCCCGACCCCGTACACCCGTCCGGGGTCAGTGA
- a CDS encoding HNH endonuclease signature motif containing protein — MGTSAYTRERLEAAARGARTLTEALERLGVDPKSSSRRYVRERMRKLGVDISHFEQEGTRWTREVLTEAVAASTNMCEVLRHLGVEVVGGQHTHISRRIRAYGIDTSHFRAPSRRGKPWRPRTPEALLIEQTGPQTRRVPSDRLAWAMAESGVRKQCAMCGTEAVWRGRPLPLEIDHVDGDWRNNRIENLRFLCPNCHSTTDNYRGRGRRRTS, encoded by the coding sequence ATGGGGACGAGCGCGTACACGAGGGAGCGGCTCGAAGCGGCGGCGCGGGGAGCGCGGACGCTGACGGAGGCGCTGGAGCGGTTGGGGGTGGATCCGAAGAGCTCATCGCGAAGGTACGTGCGGGAGCGGATGCGGAAGCTGGGGGTGGACATCTCGCACTTCGAGCAGGAGGGGACACGTTGGACCCGTGAGGTCCTGACGGAGGCCGTGGCCGCCTCGACGAACATGTGCGAGGTACTGCGGCACCTCGGGGTGGAGGTCGTCGGCGGGCAGCACACCCACATCAGCCGACGGATCAGGGCGTACGGGATCGACACCTCGCACTTCCGCGCACCCTCCCGGCGAGGCAAGCCTTGGCGCCCCCGAACCCCCGAGGCCCTGCTCATCGAGCAGACCGGCCCGCAGACCCGACGCGTCCCGAGCGACCGCCTCGCCTGGGCGATGGCGGAGTCCGGGGTGCGGAAGCAGTGCGCGATGTGCGGGACCGAGGCCGTGTGGCGTGGCCGACCGCTCCCGCTGGAGATCGACCACGTCGACGGCGACTGGCGCAACAACCGCATCGAGAACCTGCGGTTCCTCTGCCCGAACTGCCACTCGACGACTGACAACTACCGGGGGCGCGGCAGGAGGCGGACCTCGTGA
- the rph gene encoding ribonuclease PH, with product MSRIDGRTPEQLRPVTIERGWSKHAEGSVLISFGDTKVFCTASVTEGVPRWRKGSGEGWVTGEYSMLPRATNTRGDRESVRGKIGGRTHEISRLIGRSLRAVIDYKALGENTVVLDCDVLQADGGTRTAAITGAYVALADAVAWAQGKKLVKAGRQPLVGTVGAVSVGIVDGVPLLDLCYEEDVRADTDMNVVCTGDGRFVEVQGTAEAEPFDRKELNALLDLASGGCAELAEIQRKALEGTL from the coding sequence ATGTCTCGAATCGACGGCCGTACCCCCGAACAGCTCCGCCCCGTCACCATCGAACGCGGATGGAGCAAGCACGCCGAGGGCTCCGTCCTCATCTCCTTCGGCGACACCAAGGTCTTCTGCACCGCCTCCGTCACCGAGGGCGTCCCGCGCTGGCGCAAGGGCAGCGGCGAAGGCTGGGTCACCGGCGAGTACTCGATGCTGCCCCGGGCCACCAACACCCGCGGCGACCGCGAATCCGTCCGCGGCAAGATCGGCGGCCGCACCCACGAGATCTCCCGCCTCATCGGCCGCTCGCTCCGCGCCGTCATCGACTACAAGGCCCTCGGCGAGAACACCGTCGTCCTCGACTGCGACGTCCTCCAGGCCGACGGCGGCACCCGCACCGCCGCCATCACCGGCGCCTACGTCGCCCTCGCCGACGCCGTCGCCTGGGCCCAGGGCAAGAAGCTCGTCAAGGCCGGCCGCCAGCCCCTCGTCGGCACCGTCGGAGCCGTCTCCGTCGGCATCGTCGACGGCGTCCCCCTCCTCGACCTCTGTTACGAGGAGGACGTCCGCGCCGACACCGACATGAACGTCGTCTGCACCGGCGACGGCCGCTTCGTCGAGGTCCAGGGCACCGCCGAGGCCGAGCCCTTCGACCGCAAGGAGCTCAACGCCCTCCTCGACCTGGCCTCCGGAGGCTGCGCCGAACTGGCCGAGATCCAGCGCAAGGCCCTCGAAGGAACCCTCTGA
- a CDS encoding co-chaperone GroES, producing the protein MSENTHDKLPIRMLHDRVLVRTDSPEGERRSGGGILIPATAAVGRRLSWAEVVAVGQNVRTVEIGDRVLYDPEDRAEVEVRGTAYVLMRERDLHAVAADRFQGTSDSTGLYL; encoded by the coding sequence GTGAGCGAGAACACGCACGACAAGCTGCCCATCCGGATGCTCCACGACCGGGTCCTGGTCCGTACGGACTCTCCCGAGGGTGAGCGGCGCTCGGGTGGCGGCATCCTGATCCCGGCGACCGCCGCCGTCGGTCGTCGGCTGTCCTGGGCCGAGGTGGTCGCGGTCGGTCAGAACGTCCGGACCGTGGAGATCGGCGACCGGGTGCTGTACGACCCCGAGGACCGCGCCGAGGTCGAGGTGCGGGGCACCGCGTACGTACTGATGCGGGAGCGCGACCTGCACGCGGTGGCCGCGGACCGTTTCCAGGGCACGTCGGATTCGACCGGCCTGTACCTGTAG
- the bcp gene encoding thioredoxin-dependent thiol peroxidase — protein sequence MSERLQPGDTAPAFTLPDADGNEVSLAEHKGRKVIVYFYPAALTPGCTKQACDFTDNLDLLTGAGYDVIGVSPDKPEKLAKFREKENLKVTLVGDPEKTTLEAYGAFGEKKLYGKTVTGVIRSTIVVDEAGTVEHAFYNVKATGHVAKIIRDLGI from the coding sequence ATGAGCGAGCGACTGCAGCCCGGCGACACCGCCCCCGCCTTCACCCTTCCCGACGCGGACGGCAACGAGGTCTCCCTCGCGGAGCACAAGGGCCGCAAGGTCATCGTCTACTTCTACCCGGCGGCCCTCACCCCCGGCTGCACGAAGCAGGCCTGCGACTTCACCGACAACCTGGACCTGCTGACGGGCGCGGGCTACGACGTCATCGGCGTCTCCCCCGACAAGCCGGAGAAGCTGGCGAAGTTCCGCGAGAAGGAGAACCTGAAGGTCACGCTGGTCGGCGACCCGGAGAAGACGACCCTGGAGGCGTACGGCGCCTTCGGCGAGAAGAAGCTGTACGGCAAGACGGTGACGGGCGTGATCCGCTCGACGATCGTCGTCGACGAGGCCGGCACGGTCGAGCACGCCTTCTACAACGTGAAGGCGACGGGCCACGTAGCCAAGATCATCAGGGACCTGGGCATCTGA
- a CDS encoding DUF445 domain-containing protein, translated as MVSFSYTAADEEKSRGVRRMKSLATALLLAVAVIYALATWARNAGWGPWTGYVAAAAEAGMVGALADWFAVTALFRRPLGLPIPHTAIIPTKKDQLGASLGQFVGENFLSADVVRGRLQAFGIGGRLGAWLADPAHADRVTAEASTALRGALTVLRDSDVQAVVGEAITRRAESAEIAPGLGKTLEKIVADGAHHRAVDLVCTRAHDWLVTHGDSVMDAVQGGAPGWTPRFVDKRIGERVYKELLRFVTEMRDMPGHPARGAIDRFLTDFAADLQADTDTRARIERLKADLLARPEVQDIIASAWSSIRTLIIAAADDDRSQLRLRARASLISLGKRLSTDARLQSKVEGWAEDAAAYVVTTYRGEITSLITDTVAGWDATQTSKKIEANIGRDLQFIRINGTVVGALAGLLIYTFSHALGG; from the coding sequence ATGGTGAGTTTTTCGTACACGGCGGCGGACGAGGAGAAGAGCAGAGGCGTCCGCCGCATGAAGTCGCTGGCGACGGCGCTGCTGCTCGCCGTGGCGGTGATCTACGCCTTGGCGACCTGGGCGCGGAACGCGGGCTGGGGGCCCTGGACGGGCTATGTCGCGGCGGCGGCGGAGGCGGGCATGGTGGGCGCGCTCGCCGACTGGTTCGCGGTGACGGCGCTCTTCCGCCGCCCGCTGGGACTCCCCATCCCCCACACGGCGATCATCCCGACGAAGAAGGACCAGCTGGGCGCGTCGCTGGGCCAGTTCGTGGGCGAGAACTTCCTGTCGGCGGATGTCGTACGGGGCAGGCTGCAGGCCTTCGGCATCGGCGGCCGGCTGGGGGCGTGGCTGGCGGACCCGGCCCACGCGGACCGGGTCACGGCGGAGGCGTCGACGGCGCTGCGGGGGGCGCTGACGGTCCTCCGGGACTCGGACGTCCAGGCGGTCGTGGGCGAGGCCATCACGCGCCGGGCGGAGTCGGCGGAGATCGCCCCGGGCCTCGGCAAGACCCTGGAGAAGATCGTCGCCGACGGCGCCCACCACCGGGCGGTCGACCTGGTGTGTACCCGCGCCCACGACTGGCTGGTCACCCACGGCGACTCGGTGATGGACGCGGTGCAGGGCGGGGCCCCGGGCTGGACCCCCCGTTTCGTGGACAAGCGCATCGGCGAGCGCGTCTACAAGGAGCTCCTCCGCTTCGTGACGGAGATGCGGGACATGCCGGGCCACCCGGCGCGCGGCGCGATCGACCGCTTCCTCACCGACTTCGCGGCCGACCTGCAGGCGGACACGGACACGAGGGCCCGCATCGAACGCCTGAAGGCGGACCTGCTGGCCCGCCCGGAGGTCCAGGACATCATCGCCTCGGCCTGGTCCTCGATCCGTACCCTCATCATCGCGGCGGCCGATGACGACCGCAGCCAACTCCGCCTGCGCGCCCGCGCCTCACTGATCTCGCTGGGCAAGCGCCTGTCGACGGACGCCCGCCTCCAGTCGAAGGTCGAGGGCTGGGCGGAGGACGCGGCGGCGTACGTGGTCACGACGTACCGCGGCGAGATCACGTCCCTGATCACGGACACGGTCGCCGGCTGGGACGCCACCCAGACCTCGAAGAAGATCGAGGCCAACATCGGCCGCGACCTCCAGTTCATCCGCATCAACGGCACGGTGGTGGGCGCGCTGGCGGGCCTGCTGATCTACACCTTCAGCCATGCGCTGGGGGGGTGA
- the rdgB gene encoding RdgB/HAM1 family non-canonical purine NTP pyrophosphatase, with translation MTRLILATRNAGKITELHAILADAGLDLELVGADAYPDVPDVKETGVTFAENALLKAHALAQATGLPAVADDSGLCVDVLNGAPGIFSARWAGTHGNDRANLDLLLAQLSDIAEEHRGAHFACAAALALPDGTERVVEGQMRGTLRHVPTGTNGFGYDPILQPEGHEVTCAQLSPAEKNAISHRGKAFRALVPVVRELLG, from the coding sequence ATGACCCGTCTGATCCTCGCCACCCGCAACGCGGGCAAGATCACCGAACTCCACGCGATCCTCGCCGACGCGGGCCTCGACCTCGAACTCGTCGGCGCGGACGCGTACCCCGACGTGCCCGACGTCAAGGAAACCGGCGTCACCTTCGCCGAGAACGCGCTCCTCAAGGCCCACGCCCTGGCCCAGGCCACCGGCCTCCCGGCCGTCGCCGACGACTCCGGCCTCTGCGTCGACGTCCTCAACGGCGCCCCCGGCATCTTCTCGGCCCGCTGGGCCGGCACCCACGGCAACGACCGCGCGAACCTGGACCTGCTGCTTGCCCAACTGTCCGACATCGCGGAGGAGCACCGAGGGGCCCACTTCGCCTGCGCGGCGGCCCTCGCCCTCCCGGATGGCACGGAGCGCGTGGTCGAGGGACAGATGCGGGGCACCCTCCGCCACGTCCCGACCGGCACGAACGGCTTCGGCTACGACCCGATCCTCCAGCCGGAGGGCCACGAGGTCACGTGCGCGCAGCTCTCCCCGGCGGAGAAGAACGCGATCAGCCACCGAGGCAAGGCGTTCCGGGCGCTGGTACCGGTGGTACGGGAGCTGCTGGGCTGA
- a CDS encoding multidrug efflux SMR transporter, which yields MAWVLLVVAGLLEVGWSIGMKYTDGFTRLWPSVLTGAGIVASMLLLSHAAKTLPIGTAYGVWVGIGAAGAAVLGMVVLGEPATAARIFFVCLLLVAVVGLKATSGH from the coding sequence ATGGCCTGGGTTCTTCTCGTGGTCGCGGGTCTGCTCGAAGTCGGCTGGTCGATCGGTATGAAGTACACCGACGGCTTCACGCGGCTGTGGCCGAGCGTGCTCACCGGCGCCGGGATCGTCGCTTCCATGCTGCTGCTCTCGCATGCCGCGAAGACGCTGCCGATCGGTACGGCGTACGGCGTGTGGGTCGGTATCGGTGCGGCCGGTGCGGCGGTGCTCGGCATGGTGGTGCTGGGTGAGCCGGCGACCGCCGCCCGGATCTTCTTCGTCTGTCTGCTGCTGGTCGCCGTCGTGGGTCTGAAGGCGACCTCCGGTCACTGA
- a CDS encoding ABC-2 family transporter protein — MRLYATVAAGGFRRHATYRVATAAGVFTNTVFGFILSYTYIALWAERPQLGGYSMEDALAYVWIGQALITVCGLMGGGFEDELIERIRTGDIAVDLYRPADLQTWWFSANLGRAAYQLLGRGVVPMAVGALVFDFTLPSGPGAWLAFLVAVVLGSVVSFAIWYLVAMSAFWLLDGQGVLQVAWLGGLFFSGMLLPLNVFPGALGEVARVLPWASMLQVPADVYLGRYEDAGALAGAYAFQGCWALVLFGAGRVAQAAATRKVVVQGG, encoded by the coding sequence CTGCGGCTGTACGCGACGGTGGCCGCGGGTGGCTTCCGGCGCCATGCCACGTATCGGGTGGCGACGGCGGCGGGGGTGTTCACCAACACCGTCTTCGGCTTCATCCTGTCGTACACGTACATCGCGCTCTGGGCGGAAAGGCCGCAGCTCGGCGGCTACTCCATGGAGGACGCCCTCGCCTATGTGTGGATCGGGCAGGCGCTGATCACCGTCTGCGGGCTGATGGGCGGTGGCTTCGAGGACGAGCTGATCGAGCGGATCAGGACCGGGGACATCGCGGTCGACCTCTACCGTCCTGCCGACCTCCAGACCTGGTGGTTCTCGGCCAATCTGGGCCGCGCCGCCTACCAGTTGCTGGGCCGCGGGGTCGTCCCGATGGCGGTGGGCGCGCTCGTCTTCGACTTCACGCTGCCGTCGGGGCCGGGGGCGTGGCTCGCGTTCCTGGTGGCGGTGGTGCTGGGTTCGGTCGTCAGTTTCGCGATCTGGTACCTGGTGGCGATGAGCGCGTTCTGGCTGCTCGACGGCCAGGGTGTGCTGCAGGTGGCCTGGCTGGGCGGCCTGTTCTTCTCGGGGATGCTGCTTCCGCTGAACGTCTTCCCGGGCGCGCTGGGCGAGGTGGCGCGGGTGCTGCCGTGGGCGTCGATGCTCCAGGTGCCGGCCGATGTCTACCTGGGGAGGTACGAGGACGCCGGGGCGCTGGCGGGGGCGTACGCCTTCCAGGGGTGCTGGGCGCTGGTGCTGTTCGGGGCGGGCCGGGTGGCGCAGGCGGCGGCGACGCGGAAGGTGGTGGTGCAGGGTGGCTGA
- a CDS encoding ABC transporter permease: MVAGMWIRSTMTYRSSFALTLVTSFCVTLFDFVVILLMFGQVKGLGGFSFAEVALLYGTAGTSFGIADLTMGSVQRMGKRVRDGSLDMFLMRPAPLLAQVAADKFALRRFGRVAQGLLVLVWALVLLDVAWTPVKVVLLPVMLVCGAVIFAAVMVLGASALFWVQDAAEVTNSFTYGGNTLLGYPPTIFAQELVRGVVYVVPLAFVNWLPALYVLDRPAPAGVPEWAVFASPLVAAVCCGVAGLAWRAGIRSYRSTGS; the protein is encoded by the coding sequence ATGGTGGCCGGGATGTGGATCCGGTCGACGATGACGTACCGCTCGTCGTTCGCGCTGACGCTCGTCACGAGCTTCTGCGTGACGCTCTTCGACTTCGTCGTGATCCTGCTGATGTTCGGTCAGGTGAAGGGTCTGGGCGGCTTCTCCTTCGCGGAGGTCGCGCTGCTGTACGGGACGGCCGGCACGTCCTTCGGCATCGCGGACCTGACGATGGGTTCGGTCCAGCGGATGGGGAAGCGGGTCAGGGACGGTTCGCTCGACATGTTCCTGATGCGTCCGGCGCCGCTGCTCGCGCAGGTCGCGGCGGACAAGTTCGCGCTGCGCCGGTTCGGACGGGTGGCGCAGGGGCTGCTGGTGCTGGTGTGGGCGCTGGTCCTGCTGGACGTGGCGTGGACGCCGGTGAAGGTGGTGCTCCTGCCGGTGATGCTGGTCTGCGGGGCGGTGATCTTCGCGGCGGTGATGGTGCTGGGCGCGTCGGCCCTGTTCTGGGTGCAGGACGCGGCGGAGGTGACCAATTCGTTCACGTACGGCGGGAACACCCTGCTCGGGTACCCGCCGACGATCTTCGCGCAGGAGCTGGTGCGGGGGGTCGTGTACGTCGTACCGCTGGCGTTCGTGAACTGGCTGCCCGCGCTGTACGTGCTCGACCGGCCGGCTCCGGCGGGGGTGCCGGAGTGGGCGGTGTTCGCTTCGCCGCTGGTGGCGGCGGTCTGCTGTGGGGTGGCGGGTCTCGCGTGGCGGGCCGGAATCCGTTCGTACCGATCGACAGGAAGCTGA